Within Porites lutea chromosome 2, jaPorLute2.1, whole genome shotgun sequence, the genomic segment attagagtttagttcgtcttatgaaaagttcgacaTAACTGGATAATTATagttttggaattcaattgatgcgaaaacaagttttaccccctcccccctccccccaaaacaaaacaaaaacaaaacaaagagtgTTGCATTGCCCACTGTCAAATCTAAAATTGTACGGTGGAACCTCAAGGTTCATAATTACCCCGACTCAAGAAAACCTTTCTACATTTCCCGCGAACCGCGAACGTCGAGAAGTCACGTGAATTGTGCCTTGCCGTCAGGTTTGCGCTCTGGAGGTAACTGGTGTACAGCAAGGTTTTTTTACACcctaaaacatcacaatccGATCATTATCCCCAAGTGGCATACTGCTCGTAAGCATGTGATTGGAAAGTCAGAGATCTTGAATATAATATTATCGTGCGGGAGGGTATTCATTGCAGTTCAAAATTGGATGGCGAGGAGTTCTCGAACTAGCGGGCTTATTCGCCTCAGAACGAGAACCTTTGAAACTAAAAACTGCCAGGCGGTTTCTGCAGATgctgtgttttcttttcttaatatttttgtCGAAAATGAACGGACAAATGCAGAGTAAGTTGGATAAAtagaatatatttaatttcAACGTGCATGAAGCAGAAAGTTGGTTGTATTAACGCGCTAACTGTCTTCGCCGTCGTTGTCCGATTACTCATTTTCTTTCAACAATGCTTTTGGGCAAGAACAACGTTTCAGTTAAGAGGTAGTTTGTCAGCTCTCTTCCGCTATATGTGCGTTTacgttcacaaatgtgttagcctatcattttagcattaaatttgaccaacattttgtggagcgatttctacggtcacgattgccttcaaacttgcagacataaaactagagagctctgaggcttatttgctgaagttaggggaaattctgtcgtgggatttcgaagttattttcatttttcgtaaaaatgaggttttaaatatatgccgatatctcaaaagtttttatacctagaaaaaaataaataacattttcgaAAAGTTCCATCATCatttattaaggatgcaaaaaatcgtagaaatcggttgaatctttcattctgaaaaacatgaatcaaaaacataaccaacgcgcatataGGAACGGGCCACCTTAACCCCGGCCAACACTACCGACACAAATAAGGcactaaaaaggaaaaagaatcgGGGCAATTATGTCCTCGATTAGCCTGGAACACTTAGCCTTTATGGTGTTTAATAATATTAGTTTATTCGAATCTGAAACCTTTAGTGAGGTATCTATGTAGCTTACGTACAAGGATAGTTATTAACTTTTAGGCTAATCTAGCAGACAACATTCTTACTTATAGTCACCCCTAACATACTGAACTTGCCATTCCATTTACAGCTTGGCTTTTAGGCTTCCGCGTGTTCTATTTAGCATACTATTGATTAACACAAAGTGAAAGCTCCAAagccaggaaaaaaaagaaaaaaaaaaggaagaaagaaaaaatgcagattCCCTCTTTTGTAGTGGTAATTCACGTTAACTTTTCGCGGTTCCAACAATTAAGTTACATGCATGTAGCTGGTATTACTTGCACTCTTTGCACTTAAATAACCACGAAGAATCTAAATCAGTAAACGATGCCAACCCCAGATGACGGGAGTAAAACCTATTTTAAGCATAGGCGAGAGGTTTTATGGTGAGGATGGCCGAAAGAGATGTTTTAATTCAGAATTAAACGAAAACGATATCGTGTTAGCGTAGGCGGGTGCGCTGAGTCAGTTAAGTGTGCATTTTCTATCATTCAAAGAAGCCAAATACATCAGCATTAGTTTATCAAGTCAGTTCACGTGTATTGAAATTATTCAAAACGAGACGAGAAAGATAATGTGGAGATGCAGGGACAGGTCCTGTACataatcaaaatattttgcattttttcctATAGAAAATGGGTTCAGaaaattttcctctgttttcaaCTAGAGTCCGGCGCGACTGAAAGACAGTGCAAGGTACAATGACGCGCAATTTTTACTCCTTTTTTACCTATTTTTTAGAAAAGGTCTACTCGCCTAACCTCACTGTTAGCTATACTAATAGTATGACTGGTAACTGTTGATTTGCTAGatatttaaactatttttttttttactgcaggAATTTGTGTCCCAAGGGGGAAGCGCGCCGGACATAAATCCGGCTGGAAAAAACGACTCGGGGGACAGCAAAGATTCTTATTCAACCGGAACGGCCGTTCATGATCGTGGTGTATCAAATCCCAGACATGAACGTCTAAAATCGTGGCTTTGAGTCGTCAAAAGCATCGGTTTTCAGCAAGCGCATAACAGGAGTAGCCAATGGCTTCGCTCCTCAAATCATCCGCTCCCCAGGCATAACCGTTATAGTCCAAAACTACATTAATGTATGACAAAGTTTTTTCCATCGCAACGTATAGAAGCAGTAGGACAGATTAAAATTGCTGAATACGACAGTTAGcattttaaattaagttatttacaGACAAAAAGCATTTGATGATCGTCATGTAGAAGGTTtcactttcatttcaattttagtcagactTGCACCCCTCCAAGTACGCCACCGGATAGTGAGATTGCCTTTCTCGTCACGCCCTGTCAAAAACGCATCCTGATCGCAGCTTGCAACCCACCAGCCACCTTGTAACTGCAAGGGACAGTTGTCACCCACCGTGTTACTGTTACTCCGGTCACGGGTCGCAAACTTTGTATTATTTAGAGAAGATAATGAATCCCCAGCTCCTCCTCCTGTTAAAAAAGGCACAAGGTCGGATAAAAAGATATATCGGAAGGGAAAAAGTGGCAGGATGCATTTTCGACATGAGAAGCATATATAATAAAATGTATCACTATTTGACGTCTTCTAGACTGCTTCTGGCGAGGGTAGTTTTAAACGAAAGGCCGGAATTAATTCTTAAACCCTACTCTACGTGGTCAAGTTTCCTTAAAATTTCTCGAGGAGCTCGAGTGTTTGCCATACTTTTCGATAATTTGTTGTAAGCACTTCAAAGATAACGCAGTAGGTACCTCATTCAACAGTTTTATATGAAAGTAGATCATCTCAGTTATAGACGCAATTTGCAGTTGcgactgcaaaagttgcgtctataactgtgatgatctactttcataattcttcaccccacagttcacatatatgattttcatatattcatagcTTCATTGCACAGTTTGCTGCTCAAAAAAAGGGAAGCGTGGTAGTGCATCTTGTTGACTGACTAGCAAACTGAGTCATCATTTTTAAATGCTGAATTCGGACGGAGGACCCATCTcttctcttttaagaaaaaaagattgtGACACCTTTCAGCATTTGTTGAACAGGGCTGAAACATTTGCTAATCCTCTAATAACTATTGAAACGGACGTTTTTCTCCGGCTCAAGAGGAAAAAAATCTTCAGAACAGGCAGCTATTATCTTGCTCAAAGAATTGATGGGAATTAAATGGTTTGTACAACTACGATTTTATTCTCGCAGTTAGCTCCGATTCATTCCTGTGATAGTTGTCAATAGCGTGCACCTTTCCTATACTGAGAAgcgaaagcaagaaaaaaaaagcgggGGGAAAGCAGAAAGAGCTTTTGAGAATGGATACATTTGCCTTGTTCTTGAATGAATGAATCATATTTGTCATTCAGGCCTTCAGTTATAAAATGAGGAATTCTAAGACATGAGTctaaaaaattagttttgtctTACCAATGAATTTTCCAACTCTCAAGGTGTAGCTAGTACCCCACGTATCTATTTGACAGTCGCTGTATTCCGCGTATGGCTTGGCACCATTCTCTGCCTCAAAATCGAATCTGATGCTAAGCGGAACGTCATAGCAAAGTTGTCTCATTTTAATCAATCCAAACCAAAACTCCCCAGATATACTTCCAAAACCGTTAGCATAGGAATGCCATTTTCGATGAAAGTTCACGAAACCGTCGAGACGGCGCATCACGACTGTCCAGCCCCCACCAGCGGTCTCTTGATCGCAATATGCGCGAAATGGACCCATTTCGTCATTTACCACTTCCTGCTCAGGTGTGGGATTCAGGCGATAGCTTCCGGTAACCTTGTAGCCAGCGCCAAGAACTTCTTTGCAGTCCCTCAGGGCTTAAAAACAGGATTGAAAACGAGGCGAGAAGTGCAATCAAATCCACACCCTCTTCGAAAAAAAGCCATTGCTCTAATCAAGCTAATCAAAAATCCgtctctgaatattgaaagggcaAAGAAAATTAGGTATCACCGAATCAGGAAGTATACCTAATAGTTTCTGagaattttcttttctaaaGATTAAATTTTGTAAAGTATATATGGCTTGATATTTTTTTGCCACCCAGAAATACCGTTCTGGATTAACTCGActatgctaatgagcaaaaatgtatTCGACGACAGTGACGTCAGCAGTGTATATTGCAGAGTAACATTGTAACATTGTAAtatttcaccattgttacttAGGTTTCTTTGTCCGTCTTTCTACGAAGTTGCAGCAAATTAAGTTCAGGTAATATCAAAGTCTTCTATTATCTGTCAGGTCAGAGATGATGTTATACTTCTCAAATCGTTTGATACTTCGACCAGGCAAACAACTACCTCAGGTAACGATATTTATGCTTTATTAACTGGTGTAGAAGgcgtaagtgtagtagctggatgggtctttgttttttctttatttacgcTTGGGTCCATTATTACACTTGCGCCTCCAACGCATACTTTTTCCCGTTttagttcatttatttattgtaaGTTTTATTTCCAATCCAAAATCTTATATTACGTTTGGGCTACGTGTAATATGTTCAGGTATAAATTCTAGAACGCTCTTAGCTAAGAGGTTTAAATCCGTTAGCTTTCTCGTTCGGGGGGCCTTTCACAAGGGTTTCTcgctggaaaagttattgaatAGTTAAAATATATCATTTTAAGCAGCGAGAAAGCTTCAAATAACGTACCCGTGCGATTAACTTTCTTATCAATAATCCTTCCACTTCAGATTCGAAACAAAGAATACGCAGTCAGGACTTTAATACAGCTCCTTACCTGGTATTCCTTTAATCACTGGTAAGGCAGAACTTGGGATTGATTCTATGGAAATAGAAAACCGCTCACGTAAGAGTCATAACTTGAGCTTGCGACGAGTGTTTTTCCTTAATTATGTATAGAAAGGAGGAAGCTGGCAGGATGAAATTGGCATTTAGACGAAGAGGTTTTAATGATGAACAGTATTGTACACATATAAAATTCTGCAAACAGAATACTGTGGTATTCTGTTCGCAGAATTTTTATATGtctatttcttatttttgctgatcaggtcatCATAGATCCTACGTTATTCTTCGGCAtaattcgtttgcggtcctttgcggTCCTTGTTGGTTAA encodes:
- the LOC140925856 gene encoding ficolin-2-like; protein product: MSQLLSTSRSSSVDGGSSTRSFLSPSSAVFPISSSSFLTCSESIPSSALPVIKGIPALRDCKEVLGAGYKVTGSYRLNPTPEQEVVNDEMGPFRAYCDQETAGGGWTVVMRRLDGFVNFHRKWHSYANGFGSISGEFWFGLIKMRQLCYDVPLSIRFDFEAENGAKPYAEYSDCQIDTWGTSYTLRVGKFIGGGAGDSLSSLNNTKFATRDRSNSNTVGDNCPLQLQGGWWVASCDQDAFLTGRDEKGNLTIRWRTWRGASLTKIEMKVKPST